The following are from one region of the Streptomyces fradiae genome:
- a CDS encoding glycosyltransferase: MTTAPAHAPLPRSLTRPPVELELIIPAFNERERLPGTVAAALRFLARRPWSSAVVVVDNNSVDGTPDCLDRFAASALGRAVGLHVIGCGDRGKGAAVRRGIETSAATYLGFADADNATPVETLDRVMELLRRGHGAVIASRHAPGAHLAVEQGALRRGGGALFRGLAHLTLPEIADTQCGFKFFPGPLAREIVRDCHIDGFAFDVELLAHVVKAGRDVVEVPVDWTDQAGSTFSARRDGLRSMADLLRISLAR, encoded by the coding sequence ATGACGACCGCCCCCGCCCATGCCCCGCTGCCCCGCTCGCTCACCCGGCCGCCGGTCGAACTCGAGCTGATCATCCCGGCCTTCAACGAGCGCGAGCGGCTGCCCGGCACCGTCGCCGCGGCGCTGCGCTTCCTCGCCCGCCGCCCGTGGTCCTCGGCCGTGGTCGTGGTCGACAACAACAGCGTGGACGGCACCCCGGACTGCCTGGACCGGTTCGCCGCCTCCGCCCTGGGGCGGGCCGTGGGCCTGCACGTCATCGGCTGCGGCGACCGGGGCAAGGGCGCGGCCGTGCGGCGCGGCATCGAGACCTCCGCCGCCACGTACCTCGGCTTCGCCGACGCCGACAACGCCACACCCGTCGAGACCCTGGACCGGGTGATGGAGCTGCTGCGCCGGGGCCACGGCGCCGTGATCGCCTCCCGGCACGCCCCCGGCGCCCATCTGGCCGTCGAGCAGGGCGCCCTGCGGCGCGGCGGCGGCGCCCTGTTCCGTGGCCTCGCGCATCTGACGCTGCCGGAGATCGCGGACACCCAGTGCGGGTTCAAGTTCTTCCCCGGACCGCTGGCCCGGGAGATCGTGCGCGACTGCCACATCGACGGCTTCGCGTTCGACGTCGAGCTCCTCGCGCATGTCGTCAAGGCCGGCCGGGACGTGGTGGAGGTGCCGGTCGACTGGACCGACCAGGCGGGATCCACCTTCTCGGCCCGCCGTGACGGGCTGCGCTCCATGGCCGATCTGCTGCGCATCTCGCTGGCCAGGTGA
- a CDS encoding glycosyltransferase family 4 protein has translation MTAAAPAPAPTARPRAGGALARIALLDIAFLNWRDPWHPEAGGAEAYAHEIARRFSAAGAHLTFVSARYPGAPAREYRDGLRIVRAGGTFGVYAAAAAHLLRNRHAYDAVVDFQNGIPFFSPLFTPRWTADLCVIHHVHQEQFDVRFHWPLNALGRLLEKQVSRRVYRGRPIVVVSPSTREGARRELGFGNPLHIVPNGRPAGASAEPPGARSATPALTVVSRLVPQKRVDLLLRALPALLRRFPALRLDLCGDGPELPALRELAARLGVAQAVVFHGHVSDARRAELFHRAWLTVVPSVAEGWGLTVIEANAVGTPALAYDVPGLRDAIQPGVNGRLLDPSADLADGVAAALAELADPAAMQRAAARCRAWAAAFSWDASAERLAEVVLEELRRVHRHRRSRRGANDLAVLGRFTALDAEATERVVAEALRQTDTWSREGDAFQVLLHGCDEVQALAALARLGVHDATVSLAGGRDVLVGGPSRRLAERGGRGTPEDRS, from the coding sequence GTGACCGCCGCCGCCCCGGCCCCCGCGCCCACCGCACGCCCCCGCGCGGGCGGCGCGCTGGCCCGGATCGCCCTGCTCGACATCGCCTTCCTCAACTGGCGCGACCCGTGGCACCCGGAGGCCGGCGGAGCGGAGGCGTACGCGCACGAGATCGCCCGCCGCTTCTCGGCGGCCGGCGCGCACCTCACCTTCGTGTCCGCCCGCTACCCCGGCGCGCCCGCCCGCGAGTACCGCGACGGGCTGCGGATCGTGCGGGCCGGCGGCACCTTCGGCGTGTACGCGGCGGCCGCGGCGCATCTGCTGCGCAACCGGCACGCGTACGACGCCGTCGTCGACTTCCAGAACGGCATCCCGTTCTTCTCGCCGCTCTTCACCCCGCGCTGGACCGCCGACCTGTGCGTCATCCACCACGTGCACCAGGAGCAGTTCGACGTGCGCTTCCACTGGCCGCTGAACGCGCTGGGGCGGCTCCTGGAGAAGCAGGTCAGCCGGCGCGTCTACCGGGGCCGGCCGATCGTGGTGGTCTCCCCCTCCACCCGGGAGGGCGCGCGCCGCGAACTCGGCTTCGGCAACCCCCTGCACATCGTGCCCAACGGGCGGCCCGCCGGAGCGTCCGCGGAGCCGCCGGGGGCGCGCAGCGCCACGCCCGCGCTCACCGTGGTCAGCCGCCTTGTGCCGCAGAAGCGGGTGGACCTGCTCCTTCGGGCGCTGCCCGCGCTGCTGCGCCGGTTCCCCGCGCTGCGGCTCGACCTGTGCGGCGACGGGCCCGAACTGCCCGCGCTGCGCGAGCTGGCGGCGCGGCTCGGGGTGGCGCAGGCGGTGGTCTTCCACGGGCATGTGAGCGACGCGCGCCGCGCGGAGCTGTTCCACCGGGCGTGGCTGACCGTGGTGCCCTCGGTCGCGGAGGGCTGGGGCCTGACCGTGATCGAGGCGAACGCGGTCGGCACGCCCGCCCTCGCCTACGACGTGCCCGGTCTGCGTGACGCGATCCAGCCCGGCGTCAACGGGCGGCTGCTCGACCCGTCGGCCGACCTCGCGGACGGCGTGGCCGCCGCGCTCGCCGAACTCGCCGACCCGGCCGCCATGCAGCGGGCCGCGGCCCGCTGCCGGGCCTGGGCCGCCGCCTTCTCCTGGGACGCCAGCGCGGAACGGCTCGCCGAGGTGGTCCTGGAGGAGCTGCGCCGCGTCCACCGGCACCGCCGCTCCCGGCGCGGCGCCAACGACCTCGCCGTCCTGGGCCGGTTCACCGCCCTCGACGCGGAGGCCACCGAGCGGGTGGTGGCCGAGGCCCTGCGCCAGACCGACACCTGGTCCCGTGAGGGCGACGCCTTCCAGGTGCTGCTGCACGGCTGCGACGAGGTCCAGGCCCTCGCCGCCCTGGCCCGGCTCGGCGTCCACGACGCCACCGTCTCCCTGGCCGGCGGCCGGGACGTCCTGGTGGGCGGGCCGTCCCGGCGCCTCGCGGAACGGGGCGGGCGGGGGACTCCAGAGGACCGGTCATGA
- a CDS encoding lipopolysaccharide biosynthesis protein gives MTAEPLARRAAVLPDEVTAVHGARWIATGAVLVGVLNYVYALALTRLLDVGSYAVFAAGQGLVVCTAAVAVVTVPWMLAQALARARSEAERGEAVRFAIVTGFAGGLVAALVVGGVAAQFAGATTTLVVAGATFLIYATRISAGWLQGTERLRTLGMVTTAEAVLKLVVGLFFVAVLDLGPAGALAAFGVAVLPYAFFRPRRFRGGRTARPWLSATADRALWRRAVGVASLQGVVAMMAAVDVILVAVLPTDRAAAASYQAAVMLGRVPLFLAGAVSIAFLPALSRRRAGTPLAGDALRMYLTVAVPLTAVAATVPQAVLDRVFPAGYAQVGTLLALTAVTGLALGALALLVTFCQAVNDYACLGPLLAGLVLYVTGLAAGWSAAGVLGMAVGGMCGTLAALLLLAVRQARHHGFGAPRARLGVRPVWCLFVVGGLVALKPLPVAWLCAAVVVAGAALWWFFGRRSEPTGDGPLPATTGEPAPAPVRRSPGPPDERRSVRLLVDAVWRGRPAPATDAELLGALAVARRNQVEGVLARAYPERLAATRAEVVAATGLFRRNLTESTARLRAAGIPAVLIKADLSGDYVYGNFDLVVPTGRWRQAQRALAGWYVRRETYWLERSTKVLLDPVSGPAAHLHTAVSWFGVPVVPTDRLFARARPADGPDGDGPAGWLVPCPADRLRIWLAHALFQNLTLDLSELLALRELLSPAVIAEARREAAREGWATGGDRALATALAAMARLDRGEPVPLPLPLPVGTSLRVGAEHSGHLLGRGRVRTAAREASLRVPLVVAKRVRRREP, from the coding sequence ATGACCGCCGAGCCGCTCGCCCGTCGCGCCGCCGTCCTGCCGGACGAGGTCACGGCGGTGCACGGGGCGCGCTGGATCGCGACGGGCGCGGTGCTTGTCGGGGTGCTCAACTACGTGTACGCGCTGGCGCTCACCCGGCTCCTCGACGTCGGCTCGTACGCGGTGTTCGCGGCCGGGCAGGGGCTCGTGGTGTGCACGGCGGCGGTGGCCGTGGTGACCGTGCCGTGGATGCTGGCGCAGGCGCTGGCCCGGGCGCGGTCGGAGGCCGAGCGGGGCGAGGCGGTGCGGTTCGCGATCGTCACCGGGTTCGCGGGCGGTCTTGTCGCCGCCCTGGTGGTCGGCGGGGTGGCCGCGCAGTTCGCCGGGGCGACCACCACCCTGGTCGTCGCCGGCGCGACCTTCCTCATCTATGCGACCCGGATCAGCGCGGGCTGGCTGCAGGGCACCGAACGACTGCGCACCCTCGGAATGGTCACCACCGCGGAGGCGGTCCTGAAGCTGGTCGTGGGGCTGTTCTTCGTCGCCGTGCTCGACCTCGGACCGGCCGGCGCGCTGGCGGCGTTCGGCGTCGCCGTGCTGCCGTACGCCTTCTTCCGGCCGCGCCGGTTCCGCGGCGGCCGGACCGCCCGGCCCTGGCTGTCCGCCACCGCCGACCGCGCGCTGTGGCGGCGGGCCGTCGGCGTCGCCTCGCTGCAGGGCGTCGTGGCGATGATGGCGGCCGTCGACGTGATCCTGGTGGCGGTGCTGCCCACCGACCGTGCGGCGGCGGCGAGTTACCAGGCCGCCGTGATGCTCGGCCGGGTCCCGCTCTTCCTGGCGGGCGCCGTCTCCATCGCCTTTCTGCCCGCGCTGTCCCGGCGCCGGGCCGGCACCCCGCTCGCGGGCGACGCGCTGCGCATGTATCTGACGGTGGCGGTGCCGCTGACCGCGGTGGCGGCGACCGTGCCGCAGGCCGTCCTGGACCGGGTCTTCCCCGCCGGGTACGCGCAGGTCGGCACGCTGCTCGCGCTGACGGCCGTCACCGGTCTCGCACTCGGCGCGCTCGCCCTGCTCGTGACGTTCTGCCAGGCGGTGAACGACTACGCGTGCCTGGGCCCGCTGCTCGCCGGCCTTGTGCTGTACGTGACGGGGCTCGCGGCCGGCTGGTCGGCGGCCGGCGTCCTCGGCATGGCGGTCGGCGGCATGTGCGGCACCCTGGCGGCCCTGCTGCTGCTCGCCGTGCGCCAGGCCCGGCACCACGGCTTCGGCGCCCCGCGCGCCCGGCTCGGAGTCCGGCCCGTCTGGTGCCTGTTCGTCGTGGGCGGCCTGGTGGCGCTGAAGCCGCTGCCGGTGGCGTGGTTGTGCGCCGCCGTCGTGGTCGCCGGGGCGGCGCTGTGGTGGTTCTTCGGCAGGCGCAGCGAACCGACGGGCGACGGCCCGCTCCCGGCCACCACCGGTGAACCCGCGCCCGCCCCCGTACGCCGGAGCCCCGGTCCGCCCGACGAACGGCGGTCCGTACGGCTCCTCGTGGACGCGGTGTGGCGCGGGCGGCCCGCGCCCGCCACGGACGCCGAGCTGCTCGGCGCGCTCGCCGTGGCCCGGCGCAACCAGGTCGAGGGCGTGCTCGCCCGCGCGTACCCGGAGCGGCTCGCCGCCACCCGGGCCGAGGTGGTGGCGGCGACCGGGCTGTTCCGGCGCAATCTGACCGAGTCGACCGCCCGGCTGCGGGCCGCCGGCATCCCCGCCGTGCTCATCAAGGCGGACCTGTCGGGCGACTACGTGTACGGCAACTTCGACCTGGTGGTGCCCACCGGACGGTGGCGGCAGGCGCAGCGGGCCCTCGCGGGCTGGTACGTGCGGCGCGAGACGTACTGGCTGGAGCGGTCCACCAAGGTGCTGCTCGATCCGGTGAGCGGGCCCGCGGCCCATCTGCACACCGCCGTCTCGTGGTTCGGGGTCCCGGTGGTGCCGACCGACCGGCTGTTCGCGCGGGCCCGCCCGGCCGACGGCCCGGACGGCGACGGACCGGCCGGCTGGCTGGTGCCGTGTCCCGCCGACCGGCTGCGGATCTGGCTGGCGCACGCCCTCTTCCAGAATCTGACGCTCGATCTGTCCGAACTGCTCGCGCTGCGCGAGCTGCTGAGCCCCGCCGTGATCGCCGAGGCCCGCCGGGAGGCGGCCCGGGAGGGCTGGGCGACGGGCGGCGACCGGGCGCTCGCGACGGCGCTGGCCGCGATGGCGCGGCTCGACCGCGGCGAGCCGGTGCCGCTGCCGCTCCCGCTGCCGGTGGGGACCTCGCTGCGGGTCGGCGCCGAGCACTCGGGCCATCTGCTCGGCCGGGGGCGGGTGCGGACCGCGGCCCGCGAGGCCTCGCTGCGGGTGCCGCTCGTGGTCGCCAAGCGCGTACGGAGGCGGGAGCCATGA